The Candidatus Hydrothermales bacterium genome has a segment encoding these proteins:
- a CDS encoding T9SS type A sorting domain-containing protein yields the protein MGPLKIYVKGLKFWVGEPTPNPFESSFYLPIELPNGGEFIVEIFDLSGRKVFNRKYVFKYGGSYKINFDEESVKFHKGIYYLKV from the coding sequence TTGGGTCCTTTAAAAATTTATGTTAAAGGTTTAAAATTCTGGGTTGGAGAACCTACTCCGAATCCTTTTGAGAGTAGCTTTTATTTACCAATTGAATTACCAAATGGCGGTGAATTTATAGTTGAAATTTTTGATTTATCCGGTAGGAAGGTTTTTAATAGAAAATATGTTTTTAAATATGGAGGTAGTTACAAAATCAATTTTGATGAAGAAAGTGTTAAATTTCATAAAGGCATCTATTACTTAAAGGTTTAA
- a CDS encoding DUF4097 family beta strand repeat-containing protein: MVTEAPSKEIIRVKSYDGDIKTFSEKRENIKIKGNDIRFEERGNEVLIHSYNEDIEIAVPQEKKSYLVICSYSGEVEVEGKFNKLNIETYSGNIYVDAEFETLDIKTYSGDCKLKTERKPTMITFSSYGGEIKLPSEFKKEGNVYIYGEEKHKRVKVESYVGDFELSFKGE, from the coding sequence ATCGTCACAGAAGCTCCATCAAAAGAAATAATAAGGGTTAAGTCCTATGACGGTGACATAAAAACATTTTCTGAAAAAAGAGAAAATATAAAAATAAAAGGGAATGACATCAGATTCGAAGAGAGAGGAAATGAAGTCTTAATACACTCCTACAATGAAGATATAGAAATCGCAGTTCCTCAAGAAAAAAAGTCTTATCTTGTTATTTGCAGCTATAGCGGTGAAGTTGAAGTAGAGGGAAAATTTAATAAACTCAATATAGAAACTTACTCAGGTAATATTTATGTAGACGCCGAATTTGAAACGCTAGATATAAAGACCTATAGCGGAGATTGTAAGTTAAAAACAGAAAGAAAACCAACAATGATTACTTTTTCTAGTTATGGGGGTGAAATTAAACTTCCCTCCGAATTTAAAAAAGAAGGAAACGTTTACATTTATGGAGAGGAAAAGCACAAAAGGGTAAAAGTTGAAAGTTACGTAGGTGATTTTGAACTAAGCTTTAAGGGGGAATAA
- a CDS encoding DUF2089 family protein, with amino-acid sequence MKKIIGMCPVCSEKLKIKLLECPSCKTKIEGEFDIPFLFSLSEDEINLLFLFLKTRGNLSEVSRILGLSYPTTRQRFMEFLKKLGIEPYYSKDELMEILDLLEKGVITPEEAERKIREIKGFF; translated from the coding sequence ATGAAAAAAATAATTGGAATGTGTCCTGTATGTTCTGAAAAATTGAAAATAAAGCTATTAGAGTGTCCCTCTTGTAAGACTAAAATAGAAGGTGAATTTGATATTCCCTTTCTGTTTTCACTTTCTGAAGATGAAATTAATCTCCTATTTTTATTTTTAAAAACAAGAGGAAATCTCTCTGAAGTTTCAAGGATACTCGGTCTTTCTTACCCTACCACAAGACAGAGATTTATGGAGTTTTTAAAAAAATTAGGAATCGAACCCTATTATTCAAAAGACGAATTAATGGAAATTCTCGATTTACTCGAAAAAGGCGTAATTACACCAGAAGAAGCTGAAAGAAAAATAAGAGAAATCAAAGGTTTTTTTTAA
- a CDS encoding DUF4416 family protein — protein MAEPLKPTPVKLFTGIFFNDKDVVLKAKDELIKKIGEIDYESPIFDFNFTSYYEKEMGKDIKRIFYSFKDLIDPAKIVEIKYISFGIEKKIMDSEGKRKVNIDPGYMDFFKVVLVSFKPGGYKIYLDKGVYADITLWYEKGKFKPLLTSFPDFKNNIYEKTFLKIREIYKKGLKNL, from the coding sequence ATGGCAGAACCTCTAAAGCCTACACCTGTTAAACTGTTTACCGGAATATTTTTTAATGATAAAGATGTTGTTTTAAAAGCAAAGGATGAATTAATTAAAAAAATTGGGGAAATCGATTATGAAAGTCCGATTTTTGATTTTAACTTTACATCTTATTATGAAAAAGAGATGGGAAAAGACATTAAAAGAATTTTTTATTCCTTTAAAGATCTGATAGATCCTGCAAAAATAGTTGAGATAAAGTACATTTCTTTTGGAATAGAAAAAAAAATTATGGATTCTGAGGGAAAAAGAAAAGTGAATATAGATCCAGGCTATATGGATTTTTTCAAGGTTGTTCTTGTTTCTTTTAAACCAGGCGGATACAAAATTTATTTAGATAAGGGAGTCTACGCCGATATAACATTATGGTATGAAAAGGGGAAATTTAAACCGCTTTTAACCTCTTTCCCTGATTTTAAAAATAATATATATGAAAAGACTTTCTTGAAAATAAGAGAAATATATAAAAAAGGCTTGAAAAATTTATAG
- a CDS encoding arylamine N-acetyltransferase: MLLKEKDFDSFKKFINLFNLRSDNKLALLQKVLLIFSKIPYENLTKLKEADEKELEKKLRTPFYIINDFFEKGTGGTCFSLVYFLKNLLEYLNFKAEFLLCDRSYGENTHTLVKVEFDDKKFLCDVGYLIYKPIPLDKEIIEFETKVYNFLLENKGKEIYVYTKNEEGFKKFRYKIKMEKVSEDDFISAWKKSFEFEMMNHMVISKDVSDGMVYIKDEHYHKIVKGKTYYKKISKEELKKVLEELNIKWQNL; encoded by the coding sequence ATGCTTTTAAAAGAAAAAGACTTTGATTCTTTTAAAAAATTTATAAATCTCTTCAATTTAAGGAGCGATAATAAATTAGCTCTTCTTCAAAAGGTTTTATTAATTTTTTCAAAAATTCCTTATGAAAATTTAACAAAATTAAAAGAGGCTGATGAAAAAGAGCTTGAAAAAAAATTAAGAACACCCTTTTACATTATAAATGATTTTTTTGAAAAGGGAACAGGAGGAACCTGCTTTTCCCTAGTTTACTTTTTAAAAAATCTACTTGAATATTTAAATTTCAAAGCAGAATTTTTATTATGTGATAGAAGCTACGGGGAAAATACACACACCCTTGTTAAAGTAGAATTCGATGATAAAAAATTTTTATGTGATGTAGGTTATTTAATTTATAAACCAATTCCCTTAGATAAGGAAATCATTGAGTTTGAAACAAAGGTATATAATTTTTTATTGGAAAATAAAGGGAAAGAAATTTATGTATATACAAAAAATGAAGAGGGATTTAAAAAATTTAGATATAAAATAAAGATGGAAAAAGTAAGCGAAGATGATTTTATCTCAGCATGGAAAAAATCCTTTGAGTTTGAAATGATGAATCACATGGTGATATCAAAAGATGTAAGTGATGGAATGGTCTATATAAAAGATGAGCATTATCATAAAATAGTGAAGGGAAAAACTTATTACAAAAAAATAAGTAAAGAAGAATTAAAAAAAGTATTAGAGGAGCTGAATATAAAATGGCAGAACCTCTAA
- a CDS encoding LptF/LptG family permease, whose amino-acid sequence MNKRLISFVILENLFFIFFFTFSVIILYVVIDFFENIDKFLKGFSLVKVSLFYFFQMPYLFVLLLPVGSLLAPFFTIGRMARDFELIAIKTSGINLKKFFIPLAITGIFLSLLSFIVNETLEPYFMRRALSIKYREIEKRPAPWERIFETNFNFIERVDGIDRFFHFGLIDSRRKEGQEIYILETSKGKTKRFIYSKRGKFTKNGWELIDGVIYEYSLVSEDVVNFENFSNRLFEDMRISPIEMLSLRKSLEEMNIFEIKKLINVLRSAGLDSKKEEVEFFVHFSFPFSVFITLLFSVSLSTRIRQKGRAFVLTLATALSFIYWGLLEISRAMGYAYILPPFFSAWLPNFIFLIPAIILFLKIEV is encoded by the coding sequence ATGAATAAAAGGCTTATTAGTTTTGTTATTTTAGAAAATTTATTTTTTATATTTTTTTTCACATTTTCGGTGATAATTCTTTATGTAGTAATTGATTTTTTTGAGAATATAGATAAGTTTTTGAAGGGTTTTTCTTTAGTTAAGGTTTCTCTTTTTTATTTTTTCCAAATGCCTTATCTTTTTGTTTTGCTTTTGCCGGTAGGTTCGCTTCTTGCGCCTTTTTTTACAATTGGAAGAATGGCGCGTGATTTTGAGTTAATAGCTATTAAAACAAGTGGTATAAACTTAAAAAAATTTTTCATTCCACTTGCTATAACCGGTATATTTTTATCTTTACTTTCTTTTATAGTGAATGAGACTTTAGAGCCTTATTTTATGCGGAGGGCCCTAAGTATTAAATATAGGGAGATAGAAAAAAGACCTGCTCCATGGGAGAGAATTTTTGAGACAAATTTTAATTTTATAGAGAGGGTAGATGGGATCGATAGATTTTTTCATTTTGGATTAATTGATTCAAGAAGAAAGGAGGGGCAAGAAATTTATATTCTTGAGACTTCAAAGGGTAAAACTAAGCGATTTATTTATTCTAAAAGGGGTAAATTCACTAAGAATGGTTGGGAGTTAATTGATGGAGTTATATATGAGTATAGTTTAGTAAGTGAGGATGTTGTAAATTTTGAAAATTTTAGCAATAGGCTTTTTGAGGATATGAGGATATCTCCTATTGAAATGCTTTCATTGAGGAAGTCGTTAGAGGAAATGAATATTTTTGAGATAAAAAAGTTGATAAATGTTTTAAGAAGTGCTGGTTTAGATAGTAAAAAGGAGGAGGTTGAGTTTTTTGTTCATTTTTCTTTTCCCTTTTCGGTTTTTATAACGCTTCTGTTTTCAGTATCGCTTTCTACGAGGATAAGGCAAAAGGGGAGAGCCTTTGTTTTGACGCTTGCGACAGCTCTTTCATTTATATATTGGGGGCTTTTAGAGATATCAAGAGCTATGGGTTACGCCTATATTTTACCTCCCTTTTTTTCAGCTTGGCTGCCCAATTTTATATTTTTAATTCCAGCAATAATACTTTTTCTAAAAATAGAAGTTTGA
- a CDS encoding UvrD-helicase domain-containing protein has product MLEIDFSKFLNEEQLRACFHKEGPAFVLSGAGTGKTRVLTFRIVYLIQNNVPPDRILALTFTNKAADEMKERIKDLIKDSYKKIWMGTFHSIAARILREDGKVIDIPENFVIYDRDDSKRIIKEIIGKDENTALWVERISKIRNEILYPDKDEREIVNKYIEILRKNRALDFDDLLLLLLELFKKSSKVREYYQEKFLHILVDEYQDTSLIQYRILKVLSKKHKNLFVVGDEDQSIYGFRGARVDNVFDIIRDFPEIKIYRLERNYRSHEIILKAANSVISKNTKRLGKSLWTDVRKGKKIKIIETENERDEALKVYEIIKNYSPEEVLLLYRTNAQSRPFEEVFNSKGIPYQVVGSLKFFERREIKDFVAYLKFIVNSFDFLSLERLIEAPRRGIGESTLKKLKELREKKGISFLEAMKDEEFLKNLNQNSRSSIIKLVELFENIISNLQKLNVLEIAEKIYEEVEYVKHLRKISSDEYNFEMRYQNILELFASMREFVLREEDRSLMGYLQNVILRVDEEDLNKNSYVMMTLHNAKGLERDVVIIVGLEEGLFPHFLSLESQADIEEERRLFYVGLTRAKKEVYLLYSKERWRRGVRETVPSRFLYEISPDCVEWKVKEERKKDEVFKKGDRVTHPFWGDGIVLEVADGKARIRFFRRGEVTLVLRKAIGLRKLYLNE; this is encoded by the coding sequence ATGCTAGAGATTGATTTTAGTAAGTTTTTAAATGAGGAGCAGCTTAGAGCGTGTTTTCATAAAGAGGGACCTGCTTTTGTACTTTCAGGGGCTGGTACTGGAAAGACAAGAGTTTTGACCTTTAGGATCGTTTATTTGATTCAAAATAACGTTCCACCTGATAGAATTCTTGCACTTACCTTTACTAATAAAGCTGCTGATGAGATGAAAGAAAGAATAAAAGATCTCATTAAAGATAGTTATAAGAAAATTTGGATGGGAACCTTTCACTCCATAGCCGCAAGAATTTTAAGAGAAGACGGAAAAGTAATTGATATACCGGAAAATTTTGTAATATACGACAGGGACGACAGTAAAAGAATTATAAAAGAAATAATAGGCAAAGATGAAAACACAGCTTTATGGGTTGAAAGAATATCCAAAATAAGAAATGAGATTTTATATCCAGATAAAGATGAGAGAGAAATTGTAAATAAATACATAGAAATTTTGAGAAAAAATAGAGCTCTTGATTTTGACGACCTATTACTTCTTTTACTTGAACTTTTTAAAAAATCTTCAAAAGTAAGAGAGTATTACCAAGAGAAATTTTTACATATTCTTGTTGACGAATATCAAGATACATCTTTAATTCAGTATAGGATTTTAAAGGTACTTTCAAAAAAGCACAAGAATTTGTTTGTTGTAGGTGACGAGGATCAGTCAATTTATGGTTTTAGAGGCGCAAGAGTTGACAATGTCTTTGATATAATTAGGGATTTTCCTGAAATAAAAATTTATCGTTTAGAGAGGAATTACCGTTCCCATGAAATTATCTTAAAAGCTGCAAATTCGGTAATTAGTAAAAATACAAAAAGACTTGGTAAAAGTTTATGGACAGATGTAAGAAAGGGGAAAAAGATTAAAATTATAGAGACAGAAAATGAAAGAGACGAAGCTTTGAAAGTTTACGAAATAATAAAAAATTATAGTCCAGAAGAGGTACTTTTATTATATAGAACAAATGCTCAATCAAGACCCTTTGAAGAGGTTTTTAATTCAAAGGGTATACCTTACCAAGTTGTAGGATCCTTAAAGTTTTTTGAAAGACGAGAGATAAAGGATTTTGTGGCCTATTTGAAATTTATTGTCAACTCCTTTGACTTTCTTAGTCTTGAAAGATTAATAGAGGCACCAAGGAGAGGTATCGGTGAAAGTACTTTAAAAAAATTAAAGGAGTTAAGAGAGAAAAAGGGAATATCTTTTCTTGAAGCAATGAAAGATGAAGAATTTTTAAAAAACCTTAATCAAAATTCAAGATCAAGTATAATTAAATTAGTTGAACTTTTTGAAAATATCATTTCAAACCTTCAAAAGTTAAACGTACTTGAGATAGCTGAAAAAATCTACGAAGAAGTTGAGTATGTAAAGCATTTAAGAAAAATATCCTCAGATGAGTATAATTTTGAGATGAGGTATCAAAATATTTTAGAGCTCTTTGCTTCTATGAGAGAGTTTGTTTTGCGAGAGGAGGATAGGTCACTTATGGGTTATTTACAAAATGTTATTTTAAGAGTTGATGAGGAGGATCTTAATAAAAATAGTTACGTGATGATGACCTTACATAATGCAAAGGGTTTAGAAAGAGATGTTGTTATAATTGTTGGTTTAGAGGAGGGGTTATTTCCTCATTTTTTATCTCTTGAAAGTCAAGCTGATATAGAAGAAGAAAGAAGGCTTTTTTACGTTGGGTTGACAAGAGCAAAAAAGGAGGTTTATTTGCTTTATTCAAAGGAGAGGTGGAGGAGAGGAGTAAGAGAGACTGTGCCTTCAAGATTTTTATATGAGATTTCACCGGATTGTGTAGAGTGGAAAGTTAAGGAAGAAAGAAAAAAAGATGAAGTTTTTAAAAAAGGAGATAGGGTTACTCATCCTTTTTGGGGGGATGGTATTGTTCTTGAGGTTGCTGATGGAAAAGCAAGGATTAGGTTTTTTAGAAGAGGAGAGGTTACGCTTGTTTTAAGGAAGGCTATAGGGCTTAGAAAGTTATATTTAAATGAATAA
- the rfaE2 gene encoding D-glycero-beta-D-manno-heptose 1-phosphate adenylyltransferase, translated as MIVDLKTLKKILKSLRKENKKIVFTNGCFDLIHAGHIELLKKAKKKGDVLIVGLNSDSSIKKIKGDKRPIVNEKDRAKILDSIKYVDYVIFFNEKTPYRLIKEIKPDVLVKGADYKIDEVVGGDIVLKRGGEVFLVPLVKGKSTSNLIKKILSLYARD; from the coding sequence ATGATAGTTGATCTTAAGACTTTAAAAAAAATTTTAAAAAGTTTAAGGAAAGAGAATAAAAAAATAGTTTTTACAAACGGTTGCTTTGACTTAATTCATGCTGGTCATATTGAGCTGTTAAAGAAAGCAAAAAAGAAGGGAGATGTTCTTATTGTGGGACTAAACTCTGACTCTTCTATTAAAAAAATAAAGGGAGATAAAAGACCAATAGTAAATGAAAAAGATAGAGCAAAAATTCTTGATTCAATAAAGTATGTAGATTACGTGATATTTTTTAATGAGAAAACTCCTTATAGACTTATAAAAGAAATAAAACCGGACGTGCTTGTGAAGGGAGCAGATTATAAAATAGATGAGGTAGTTGGAGGTGATATAGTTCTTAAAAGAGGAGGTGAAGTTTTTCTTGTACCTCTTGTAAAAGGTAAGAGCACATCTAATTTAATTAAGAAGATATTATCTTTATATGCTAGAGATTGA
- a CDS encoding proton-conducting transporter membrane subunit has product MMIRDIIFSYLQEILLTIFLIVNIFYMLAQRKRFYNLFVVFSYLALLAADYFVKADGFLILLDASTFLMLYIFYINQDKKDFSVSNFFIFAHLLSLHLILKTDNLIIFFISLEILSFVFYILIGLESKKIRDFSPIIRYFVIGSITSLIMLFSLILIYSETQSLKYTSLSLFNRNDVVFRLSIILFIFSLGFKILFIPFQFFMPDIFEKVGIPYLTLISLTPKAGILIFLYKIKYYLPEIIFPLPLFAIVTIFISNLAGIYDNKVKRVLAYSSISHSGFLLFSVLLPEPYSRKVLLYYLLNYFIMKGGFFLSLNYLFKDQKDLEFEKIRGLYFTDKVLAISGLFYILSLFSFPPTGGFFAKFYLFYELYRAGFILEVFILLLLTVLSFGYYIKFLNSFFLEPAVLRERKYSKFYEYYTLLLSIVSLCGAVFIKFFL; this is encoded by the coding sequence ATGATGATAAGGGATATTATTTTTAGCTACTTGCAAGAAATTCTTTTAACGATATTTCTAATTGTGAATATTTTTTATATGCTGGCACAAAGAAAAAGGTTTTATAACTTATTTGTTGTATTTTCTTATTTAGCTTTGTTAGCCGCTGATTATTTTGTAAAGGCCGATGGTTTTTTGATTTTGCTTGATGCTAGCACTTTTTTAATGCTTTATATTTTTTATATAAATCAGGATAAAAAAGACTTTTCAGTAAGTAATTTTTTTATTTTTGCTCATCTTCTATCTTTACATCTTATTTTAAAGACTGACAACTTGATTATATTTTTTATTTCTCTTGAAATTTTGTCCTTTGTTTTCTACATTCTAATTGGTCTTGAGTCTAAAAAAATTAGGGATTTTTCTCCTATCATTAGGTATTTTGTAATAGGTTCCATTACATCTTTAATTATGCTATTTTCACTTATTCTTATTTATTCAGAAACTCAAAGTTTGAAGTACACGTCCTTAAGTCTTTTTAATAGAAACGATGTAGTTTTTAGACTCTCGATAATTTTATTTATTTTTTCACTAGGTTTCAAAATACTTTTTATACCTTTCCAATTTTTTATGCCCGATATCTTCGAAAAAGTTGGAATCCCCTATTTGACCTTAATTTCTTTAACACCTAAAGCCGGTATACTTATTTTTCTTTATAAGATAAAATATTATTTACCTGAAATAATCTTCCCTTTGCCTCTTTTTGCAATTGTAACAATTTTTATTTCAAATTTAGCTGGTATTTATGACAACAAAGTAAAGAGAGTCTTAGCTTATTCATCTATTTCTCATTCTGGTTTTCTTTTGTTTTCTGTTTTACTTCCTGAGCCCTATTCAAGAAAGGTTCTTCTCTACTATCTTTTAAATTACTTCATTATGAAAGGGGGCTTCTTTCTTTCTTTAAATTATCTTTTTAAAGATCAGAAAGATTTAGAGTTTGAAAAAATAAGAGGCTTATATTTTACAGATAAGGTTTTAGCAATTTCTGGTCTTTTCTATATTCTATCCCTCTTTTCCTTCCCTCCTACAGGAGGCTTTTTTGCAAAATTTTACCTATTCTATGAGCTTTATAGGGCTGGTTTTATTTTAGAAGTTTTTATTTTATTACTTTTGACAGTTCTTTCTTTTGGTTACTATATTAAATTCTTAAATAGTTTCTTCCTTGAACCAGCAGTTTTAAGAGAAAGAAAATACTCTAAATTCTATGAATACTATACACTTTTACTATCAATTGTTTCTCTTTGTGGAGCTGTTTTTATAAAATTCTTTCTATGA
- a CDS encoding NADH-quinone oxidoreductase subunit M, translating into MITFLIFLIPLLGSLTLFFIREEKRSFIFNLSIFYSSLPLLYSFFYLLIYLRNPLLEFYLLRFYFGFFDFVFKIDSFSIFLIFLNNLLFFVSLLFSKEDIYFRIKEFNIWLLISQSSLNLLFSSDSLLPFFIFWEFSIVPFYFLIGIWGGERKRVANYKFVFYTLLSGVFLLAGILGVKLNIFGKDSFIGFWLFLLSFMIKVPLFPFHTWLPDAHTEAPTAGSVILAGVLLKMGTWGFYKFLVPLFPHAFLTFRDLIIFLSIFSIFYGALMSFTQEDLKRLIAYSSVSHMGFVILGLSMQNLSGIEGAFFQMFNHGITTGALFILVGILYKRTHSRELSDYGGISKVVPVFSFYFVIFFLSTAGLPGTANFVGEFLVIYSSIVNKLSYGIILSFAPFFALLYSTKAIKRTIWGELKKENLKQLSDINLTERIILFLLLFFVFLIGLLPSPFLYLFYR; encoded by the coding sequence ATGATAACTTTTTTAATCTTTTTAATTCCCCTTTTAGGTTCATTAACTCTTTTTTTTATAAGAGAGGAGAAAAGGAGTTTTATTTTCAATCTATCTATTTTTTACTCATCTTTACCGCTTTTATATAGTTTTTTCTATCTTTTAATTTATTTAAGAAACCCGCTTTTAGAATTTTACCTTTTAAGGTTTTATTTTGGCTTTTTCGATTTTGTCTTTAAAATAGATTCTTTTTCGATTTTCTTAATTTTTTTGAATAATTTGCTTTTCTTTGTTTCCCTATTATTTTCAAAAGAGGATATTTATTTTAGAATAAAGGAGTTTAACATTTGGCTTTTAATTTCTCAATCCTCTTTAAATTTACTCTTCTCTTCAGATTCTCTTTTACCATTTTTCATTTTCTGGGAATTTTCTATTGTGCCCTTTTATTTTCTGATTGGAATATGGGGTGGTGAAAGGAAAAGAGTTGCAAACTATAAGTTTGTATTTTATACCTTACTTTCTGGAGTTTTTCTTTTAGCAGGAATTTTAGGAGTAAAACTTAATATTTTTGGTAAAGATAGTTTTATAGGCTTTTGGCTTTTTCTTTTGAGTTTTATGATTAAAGTTCCGCTTTTTCCCTTCCATACCTGGCTTCCTGATGCTCATACTGAGGCTCCAACAGCTGGAAGTGTGATACTTGCAGGTGTTCTTTTAAAAATGGGAACTTGGGGATTTTATAAGTTTTTAGTACCTCTTTTCCCTCATGCTTTCCTTACCTTTAGAGATTTAATTATTTTCCTTTCGATCTTTTCTATCTTTTATGGAGCTTTAATGAGTTTCACTCAGGAAGATCTTAAAAGGCTTATAGCTTACTCAAGTGTTTCTCATATGGGTTTTGTAATCTTGGGTTTATCAATGCAAAATTTATCAGGGATAGAAGGAGCCTTTTTTCAAATGTTTAATCATGGTATAACAACTGGTGCTCTTTTTATACTTGTTGGGATTTTATATAAAAGAACTCATTCAAGGGAATTATCGGATTATGGTGGGATATCAAAGGTAGTGCCAGTTTTCTCTTTTTATTTTGTCATATTCTTTTTATCCACTGCAGGACTTCCCGGAACGGCAAATTTTGTGGGCGAATTTCTTGTAATTTACTCTTCTATTGTAAATAAGCTCAGTTATGGTATTATACTTTCCTTTGCCCCCTTTTTCGCTCTACTTTACTCCACAAAAGCAATAAAAAGAACAATTTGGGGAGAACTTAAAAAGGAAAATCTCAAACAACTCTCTGATATTAATCTGACAGAAAGGATTATTCTTTTTTTGCTACTTTTCTTTGTATTTTTAATTGGGCTTTTGCCCTCTCCCTTTTTATATTTATTTTATAGATGA
- the glyA gene encoding serine hydroxymethyltransferase has translation MKSFTKNFDYEIYELVKKEIKRQEENIILIASENYASYNVLKVMGTPLSNKYAEGYPYKRYYGGCEIIDEIEHIAIERLKKLFNAEHANVQPHSGTQANLACYLALLKEQDKILSMKLPHGGHLSHGHSVSAAGKYYKVIQYGVRKDTETIDFDEVRELAKKERPKIIVCGYSAYPRQIDFKTFREIADEVEAYLLADIAHITGLVAAGYHPNPFPYAHVVTGTTHKTLRGPRGGFILTTKELAEKIDKAVFPGTQGGPLEHVIAAKAVCFKEASEPEFKEYIDQVIKNSRKLASVLSEKGLRLVSGGTDTHLSLIDLKPLEITGKQAEELLNMAGIVVNKNTIPFDDKPPAITSGIRIGSPCVTTRGMKEKEMEYIGELIFEVLSSKSESKAKEIRKKVIELTKNFPIYGDIFDKFLSE, from the coding sequence ATGAAAAGTTTTACAAAAAATTTCGATTATGAAATTTATGAACTGGTTAAAAAAGAAATAAAAAGACAAGAGGAGAATATTATCTTAATTGCATCTGAAAACTATGCCTCCTATAACGTCTTAAAAGTAATGGGAACACCACTTTCAAATAAGTATGCCGAGGGATACCCTTATAAAAGATACTATGGAGGATGCGAGATCATAGATGAGATAGAGCATATAGCAATTGAAAGATTAAAAAAACTCTTTAACGCAGAACACGCAAATGTTCAACCCCACTCTGGAACTCAAGCAAATTTAGCTTGCTATCTTGCCCTATTGAAAGAACAGGACAAAATTCTTTCTATGAAACTTCCTCATGGCGGACATTTGTCTCACGGTCACAGCGTTAGTGCTGCAGGTAAATACTACAAAGTCATTCAATACGGTGTAAGGAAAGATACCGAAACTATAGATTTCGATGAAGTGAGAGAGCTTGCTAAAAAAGAAAGACCAAAAATTATAGTCTGTGGATACTCTGCCTATCCACGCCAAATAGACTTTAAAACCTTTAGAGAAATCGCAGATGAAGTTGAGGCATATCTTCTTGCAGATATAGCCCACATTACAGGACTTGTAGCAGCCGGTTATCACCCAAATCCCTTCCCTTACGCCCATGTAGTCACAGGGACAACTCATAAAACTTTGCGCGGTCCAAGAGGGGGATTTATCCTTACAACAAAGGAATTGGCTGAGAAAATAGATAAGGCTGTTTTCCCTGGTACTCAGGGAGGACCCCTGGAACATGTAATAGCTGCAAAAGCCGTGTGTTTCAAAGAAGCAAGTGAACCAGAATTTAAAGAATACATAGATCAAGTTATTAAAAACTCAAGAAAATTAGCCTCAGTGTTAAGTGAAAAGGGTCTAAGATTAGTTTCAGGGGGAACTGATACACACCTTTCTCTAATTGATTTAAAACCCTTAGAAATAACGGGAAAACAAGCTGAAGAGCTACTTAATATGGCTGGAATAGTAGTAAATAAAAACACTATACCCTTTGATGATAAACCTCCTGCTATAACAAGCGGAATAAGAATTGGTTCACCCTGCGTAACAACAAGAGGTATGAAAGAAAAGGAAATGGAATATATCGGAGAGCTAATCTTTGAGGTGTTAAGTTCAAAAAGTGAAAGTAAAGCAAAAGAGATTAGGAAGAAAGTCATAGAGTTAACAAAAAACTTTCCTATCTACGGCGATATTTTTGATAAATTCTTAAGTGAATAA
- a CDS encoding LptE family protein, which translates to MNKILISLFLISLKFCVYSFYPPLPHNIKSIGVENFSNSSERLGIESFVTQSFIEAILEDRRIKVKDPDKADLIIKGEITRYIKSPFGVIGYGEVFSYKITIKAKIKFINREGGEVFESVEFQGESTYDIREKTEEEAIKEAAKDLSRKVVQHIYAQGI; encoded by the coding sequence GTGAATAAAATACTCATTTCTTTATTTTTAATTTCTCTAAAATTCTGTGTCTATTCGTTTTATCCACCTTTACCTCATAACATAAAAAGTATAGGAGTTGAAAACTTTTCAAATTCATCAGAAAGACTTGGCATAGAAAGCTTTGTAACACAAAGTTTTATAGAAGCAATTTTAGAAGATAGAAGAATAAAGGTAAAAGATCCTGATAAAGCCGATCTTATTATTAAAGGAGAGATAACGAGGTATATAAAATCTCCCTTTGGAGTAATAGGTTATGGAGAAGTTTTTTCTTATAAAATTACAATAAAAGCAAAAATTAAATTTATTAATAGGGAGGGAGGGGAAGTTTTTGAATCTGTTGAGTTTCAGGGTGAAAGTACTTATGACATAAGAGAGAAAACAGAAGAGGAGGCAATAAAAGAGGCAGCTAAAGATTTATCAAGAAAAGTAGTTCAGCATATTTATGCCCAAGGAATTTGA